A genomic window from Nicotiana sylvestris chromosome 11, ASM39365v2, whole genome shotgun sequence includes:
- the LOC138881671 gene encoding uncharacterized protein, whose protein sequence is MVTRVSDDPQMIHSLVQSRKGDIKCYLTVVYGFNKLEQRRELWKNLQQISTIVTSPWLVAGDFNDVLYTSDRLSCNPVSFAETQYFSSCLQQTALSELPWHGEYYTWTNKQPGVDKVISRIDRVFGIYEWMMNWNHVETVYNLPQISDHAPMVLTLASSCWDGKVPFRFFNIWTNHQEFTQIVTEVWNAKNSTGIMKSIW, encoded by the coding sequence ATGGTTACTAGAGTCAGTGATGACCCTCAAATGATTCACTCTCTAGTACAAAGCAGAAAGGGGGATATTAAGTGCTATCTGACTGTTGTCTATGGATTTAATAAGCTAGAACAAAGAAGAGAATTGTGGAAGAATCTTCAACAAATTTCTACAATTGTTACTAGTCCATGGTTGGTTGCAGGTGATTTTAATGATGTGTTATATACTAGTGATCGACTATCTTGTAATCCTGTTAGCTTTGCAGAAACTCAATATTTTAGCTCATGTCTGCAACAGACAGCTTTGTCTGAACTACCTTGGCATGGTGAGTATTACACTTGGACAAACAAGCAGCCTGGAGTTGATAAGGTTATCAGCAGAATTGATAGAGTTTTTGGTATTTATGAATGGATGATGAACTGGAATCATGTGGAGACAGTCTATAATCTTCCTCAAATATCAGATCATGCCCCTATGGTGTTAACTCTAGCAAGCTCATGTTGGGATGGGAAAGTTCCATTTCGATTCTTCAATATATGGACTAATCACCAGGAATTCACTCAGATAGTGACTGAAGTGTGGAATGCAAAGAACTCTACCGGTATTATGAAATCTATATGGTAA